In Streptantibioticus cattleyicolor NRRL 8057 = DSM 46488, a genomic segment contains:
- a CDS encoding GlxA family transcriptional regulator, translating to MSASRLRRVAVLVLEGAKPLDVGIPAQVFTTRASMPYEVRVCGAAPGRVAGGDGLSYDVAHGLDALGWADIVFIPGYRFPDREDPPRAVVDALVAAHAGGARLAAISTGAFALAATGLLDGRRATTHWHYTRALARRHPRVRVDENVLFVDEGTVLTSAGAASGIDLCLHILRGDLGVAASNHAARRLVAAPYRSGGQAQYVPRSVPEPLGERFAATREWALHRLGEPLTLEALARHAAVSPRTFSRRFVEDTGYTPMQWVMRARVDLARELLERSARSVERIAADVGLGTGANLRTHFQRILGTTPSEYRRTFAAGGGDILSNGGDHAAGLG from the coding sequence GTGTCAGCGTCCCGTCTGCGTCGTGTCGCCGTTCTCGTGCTGGAGGGGGCGAAGCCGCTGGACGTGGGGATTCCGGCGCAGGTGTTCACGACCCGGGCGAGCATGCCGTACGAGGTGCGGGTGTGCGGGGCGGCGCCGGGGCGGGTGGCCGGCGGGGACGGGTTGTCGTACGACGTCGCGCACGGGCTCGACGCGCTCGGGTGGGCGGACATCGTCTTCATCCCGGGCTACCGGTTCCCGGACCGAGAGGACCCGCCGCGGGCCGTGGTCGACGCCCTGGTCGCCGCCCACGCGGGGGGCGCGCGGCTCGCGGCGATCTCGACGGGTGCCTTCGCGCTCGCCGCCACGGGGCTGCTCGACGGCAGGCGGGCCACCACGCACTGGCACTACACGCGGGCGCTCGCGCGCAGGCACCCGCGCGTGCGGGTCGACGAGAACGTCCTGTTCGTCGACGAAGGCACCGTGCTGACGTCGGCCGGCGCCGCCTCCGGCATCGACCTGTGCCTGCACATCCTCCGCGGCGACCTCGGGGTGGCCGCCTCCAACCACGCGGCCCGGCGCCTGGTCGCGGCCCCGTACCGCAGCGGCGGCCAGGCGCAGTACGTGCCGCGCAGCGTGCCCGAGCCGCTCGGCGAACGGTTCGCCGCCACCCGCGAGTGGGCGCTCCACCGGCTCGGCGAGCCGCTCACCCTGGAGGCGCTCGCCCGGCACGCCGCGGTGTCGCCGCGGACGTTCTCGCGGCGCTTCGTCGAGGACACCGGGTACACGCCGATGCAATGGGTCATGCGGGCCCGCGTCGACCTCGCCCGCGAGCTGCTGGAACGTTCCGCGCGCAGCGTCGAGCGGATCGCCGCCGACGTCGGCCTCGGCACCGGCGCCAACCTGCGCACGCACTTCCAGCGCATCCTGGGCACCACGCCGAGCGAGTACCGGCGCACCTTCGCCGCCGGGGGTGGCGACATCCTTTCGAACGGTGGCGATCACGCCGCTGGCCTGGGCTGA
- a CDS encoding DUF7848 domain-containing protein, which yields MTRARFRFFKCFEPARDWTFEHLKANPEHVSYEQVVRRPWGMVRGEPV from the coding sequence GTGACTCGCGCACGGTTCCGGTTCTTCAAGTGCTTCGAGCCTGCCCGGGACTGGACGTTCGAGCACTTGAAGGCGAACCCCGAGCACGTCAGCTACGAACAGGTGGTGCGCCGCCCCTGGGGCATGGTGCGGGGGGAGCCGGTATGA
- a CDS encoding VOC family protein — MPLRPVQVNIKALDPSTVGRFWAQALGWGAHNTGVTTYTGPGGGLVWPERDGLGIDVVPVPEAKTAAKNRVHIDLATNTAAHQEELVARLRSLGATPADIGQGDVPWTVLADPEGNEFCVLEPREVYRDTGPIAAVVVDCADPWATARFWGEAVDWTVREVTDDRAVLRSATGTGPYLEFLRTPGAPTGPDRVHLDLLPYPGDDKAAEVARLRALGAADLDVGQGDVPWTCLADPEGHEFCVCALS; from the coding sequence ATGCCACTGCGACCTGTTCAGGTGAACATCAAGGCACTCGACCCCTCCACGGTCGGCCGGTTCTGGGCGCAGGCGCTCGGGTGGGGTGCCCACAACACCGGCGTGACCACCTACACCGGACCCGGCGGCGGTCTCGTCTGGCCGGAACGGGACGGTCTCGGCATCGACGTCGTTCCCGTCCCGGAGGCGAAGACGGCGGCCAAGAACCGTGTGCACATCGATCTCGCCACCAACACCGCGGCACATCAGGAGGAGTTGGTCGCGCGCCTGAGGTCCCTCGGCGCGACCCCGGCCGACATCGGCCAGGGTGACGTGCCGTGGACGGTTCTGGCGGATCCGGAGGGCAACGAGTTCTGCGTGCTGGAGCCACGGGAGGTCTACCGGGACACCGGGCCGATCGCCGCGGTGGTGGTCGACTGCGCGGACCCGTGGGCGACGGCCCGGTTCTGGGGCGAGGCGGTGGACTGGACCGTGCGCGAAGTCACCGACGACCGCGCGGTGTTGCGTTCCGCCACGGGCACCGGCCCGTACCTGGAATTCCTCCGCACGCCCGGCGCGCCGACCGGGCCCGACCGCGTCCACCTCGACCTGCTGCCGTACCCCGGTGACGACAAGGCGGCGGAGGTGGCCCGACTGCGGGCCCTCGGCGCCGCCGACCTCGACGTCGGCCAGGGCGACGTCCCGTGGACGTGCCTGGCCGACCCGGAGGGCCACGAGTTCTGCGTCTGCGCGCTGTCCTGA
- a CDS encoding SRPBCC family protein: METMTVEHVIDAPIGEVFAWLTTTTNYTGSPLVLRCRLARRGARAPYGVGAVRSHLWVMGWFRERITHYDPPYATEYVVERSLPPSRHELGRMTFTEVDGGTRVCWTTRAEMRLPVLGAPLTRLLVRPVLTGTFRNILRTAEKALARRGQ, from the coding sequence GTGGAGACCATGACCGTGGAGCACGTCATCGACGCCCCGATCGGCGAGGTGTTCGCCTGGCTGACCACGACCACCAACTACACCGGCTCCCCGCTGGTGTTGCGGTGCCGTCTGGCCCGGCGCGGCGCGCGGGCGCCCTACGGGGTGGGCGCGGTGCGCAGCCATCTGTGGGTGATGGGCTGGTTCCGGGAACGCATCACCCACTACGACCCGCCGTACGCCACCGAGTACGTGGTCGAGCGCAGCCTGCCGCCGTCCCGGCACGAGCTGGGCCGGATGACCTTCACCGAGGTGGACGGCGGCACCCGGGTGTGCTGGACGACCCGTGCCGAGATGCGTCTGCCGGTGCTGGGCGCCCCGCTGACCCGGCTGCTGGTGCGGCCGGTGCTGACGGGTACGTTCCGCAACATCCTGCGGACCGCGGAGAAGGCACTGGCCCGGCGGGGTCAGTAG
- a CDS encoding CYTH domain-containing protein: MTDKTGGVHGRSVLPGKYARVERERRFLLAGPPAPSSVTVTRVITDRYLTGTRLRLRQAVLADGTRELKLTQKVPIPRPGAVQGLITNTYLSQAEYDLMATLPAAVLRKTRLSVPPLGVDVFDGHLRGLVLAEAEFATDEEARAFVPPPQCVAEVTDDARFTGGRLVGASRDDVLGWLAAYGLRPAAMPRRSPRAP, encoded by the coding sequence ATGACGGACAAGACCGGTGGGGTCCACGGCCGCTCGGTTCTCCCGGGGAAGTACGCGCGCGTCGAGCGGGAGAGGCGGTTCCTGCTCGCCGGGCCGCCGGCACCGTCGTCGGTGACGGTCACCCGGGTGATCACCGACCGGTATCTGACGGGAACACGTCTGCGGTTGCGGCAGGCCGTACTCGCCGACGGTACACGGGAGTTGAAACTCACCCAGAAGGTACCGATTCCCCGGCCGGGCGCGGTGCAGGGTCTGATCACCAACACCTACTTGTCGCAGGCGGAGTACGACCTGATGGCCACGCTGCCGGCCGCGGTGCTGCGCAAGACGCGGCTGAGCGTGCCCCCGTTGGGCGTCGACGTCTTCGACGGTCACCTGCGGGGCCTGGTCCTGGCGGAGGCCGAGTTCGCCACCGACGAGGAGGCGCGGGCCTTCGTTCCCCCTCCCCAGTGCGTGGCGGAGGTGACCGACGACGCCCGCTTCACGGGTGGACGCCTTGTCGGTGCCTCCCGTGACGACGTGCTGGGGTGGCTGGCCGCGTACGGGTTGCGCCCGGCCGCGATGCCGCGGCGATCACCGCGAGCCCCCTGA
- a CDS encoding helix-turn-helix domain-containing protein yields the protein MVNVKALNPDASPQAAYGARLRSFREARGWTQDELAERTGYSGRHVSAVETSRKPPTRRFSRSLDTALGLTGSAESFERAWGEIRNGSLLEGFPEYLKLEARAAEIRMFEVGVIPGLLQTPEYARAVEEGNVKRGTLSPEQASERVEFLAERQAALVRRTPPLVAVILDESCIRRPVGGPAVMDAQLARLVEFADQPHTTLQLAPYSIGERRPFNRLVNLLTLPDRSVLSYVESETHGHLEREITSVLPLVRAYHQLQAEALSQADSVAMIEQVRKGTL from the coding sequence TTGGTAAACGTGAAGGCGTTGAACCCGGACGCCTCACCACAGGCGGCCTACGGCGCGCGTCTGCGCAGCTTTCGCGAGGCGCGCGGCTGGACCCAGGACGAGTTGGCGGAGCGGACGGGTTACTCAGGGAGGCATGTTTCGGCTGTGGAAACAAGCCGCAAACCGCCAACTCGTCGTTTCTCGCGGAGTTTGGACACCGCCCTCGGACTCACCGGGTCCGCCGAGTCGTTCGAACGCGCGTGGGGGGAGATCCGGAACGGCAGCCTGTTGGAAGGCTTCCCGGAATACCTGAAGCTAGAGGCTCGCGCGGCAGAGATCCGAATGTTCGAAGTCGGGGTCATCCCCGGGCTGCTCCAGACACCGGAGTACGCAAGAGCCGTGGAAGAGGGCAACGTAAAGCGGGGGACGCTCAGCCCTGAACAAGCGTCAGAGCGAGTCGAGTTTCTGGCGGAACGGCAGGCGGCTTTGGTTCGACGGACACCGCCTCTCGTGGCCGTGATCTTGGATGAGAGCTGCATCCGCCGGCCCGTTGGCGGACCCGCAGTCATGGACGCCCAACTGGCACGCCTGGTGGAGTTCGCCGACCAACCACACACCACACTCCAGTTGGCGCCCTACTCGATAGGCGAACGGCGTCCGTTCAACCGGCTGGTGAATCTGCTGACCCTGCCGGACCGCTCGGTGCTCTCCTACGTCGAGTCCGAAACCCACGGGCACTTGGAGCGCGAGATCACATCCGTACTGCCGCTGGTGAGGGCCTACCATCAACTACAGGCCGAAGCGCTCTCCCAGGCGGATTCAGTGGCCATGATCGAGCAGGTACGAAAGGGCACCCTGTGA
- a CDS encoding methyltransferase domain-containing protein: MDWQSRANALADQVTDPDSRWLVPVADVPRHELVPRWWERDGSGAWELRDGPSDPEAWAEAAYADRSLVTRVGPLHADQAEPGDRPEGRPTSSATLPSLVVRMLRHGRLGDGLSLLDLGTGAGGLAAYACHRLGDACVTSLDIDPYLVSAAGERLAGMGFHPTLITADATKEVPGTYDRIVSTVAFPPGRGLQPVLRALEFGGRIATTLARTSFIVTGWKDRHGDVVGRVEREWAGFMATRSGEDYPPALDDLFALAREADGEQTRTGRYPVVDVGNAWELRSMLEVTVPGIESDYETSGRQRTAYLAHPDGSWARASAERTDPPEVHQSGPQRLWDALERIRHRLNAEGSLPLYGAHVRITPDGVVHLSRGKWRASMGAR; this comes from the coding sequence ATGGATTGGCAGAGCAGAGCGAACGCGCTCGCGGACCAGGTGACCGACCCCGATTCCCGGTGGCTCGTCCCCGTCGCCGACGTTCCCCGTCACGAGCTGGTCCCGCGCTGGTGGGAACGGGACGGCTCCGGGGCGTGGGAACTCCGTGACGGGCCGAGCGACCCGGAGGCGTGGGCGGAAGCGGCCTACGCGGACCGCTCGTTGGTCACCAGGGTGGGCCCGCTCCACGCCGACCAGGCCGAACCCGGCGACCGTCCCGAGGGACGGCCCACGTCGTCCGCCACGCTGCCGAGCCTGGTCGTGCGCATGCTGCGGCACGGCCGACTCGGCGACGGACTCTCCCTGCTCGACCTGGGCACGGGGGCCGGCGGGCTCGCCGCGTACGCCTGTCACCGGCTCGGGGACGCGTGCGTGACGAGTCTGGACATCGACCCCTACCTGGTCAGTGCGGCAGGGGAACGGCTCGCCGGCATGGGCTTCCACCCGACCCTGATCACCGCGGACGCCACCAAGGAAGTACCCGGAACGTACGACCGCATCGTGTCCACGGTCGCGTTCCCGCCCGGCCGGGGGCTCCAACCAGTATTGAGAGCACTGGAATTCGGGGGGCGGATCGCCACCACCCTGGCCCGCACTTCCTTCATCGTCACCGGGTGGAAGGACCGGCACGGGGACGTGGTGGGCCGGGTGGAACGAGAGTGGGCCGGGTTCATGGCAACTCGGTCCGGCGAGGACTACCCGCCCGCTCTTGACGACCTGTTCGCGCTCGCCCGCGAAGCGGACGGAGAACAGACCAGGACCGGCCGCTACCCCGTGGTGGACGTGGGCAACGCGTGGGAACTCCGGTCCATGCTGGAAGTCACCGTCCCCGGCATCGAGTCGGACTACGAGACCAGCGGACGGCAACGCACCGCCTACCTCGCGCACCCCGATGGTTCCTGGGCGCGCGCCTCCGCCGAGCGCACCGACCCGCCCGAAGTACACCAAAGCGGCCCGCAACGACTCTGGGACGCCCTGGAACGCATCCGCCACCGGCTCAACGCGGAAGGGAGTCTGCCCCTCTACGGTGCACACGTCCGCATCACGCCCGACGGGGTAGTCCACCTGTCCCGCGGAAAGTGGCGTGCGTCCATGGGCGCGCGATAG
- a CDS encoding DUF397 domain-containing protein yields MTTDSLPLTWFKSSYSGNGGSCIEVAANLVASRGVVPVRDSKDPSGAVLHFPADAFTAFVAGVKTGEFGTV; encoded by the coding sequence GTGACGACCGACTCCCTCCCCCTCACCTGGTTCAAGTCTTCATACAGCGGCAACGGTGGTTCCTGCATCGAGGTCGCCGCCAACCTCGTCGCCTCGCGCGGCGTGGTCCCCGTCCGTGACTCCAAGGACCCGAGCGGAGCGGTTCTGCACTTCCCCGCCGACGCGTTCACTGCCTTCGTGGCGGGCGTCAAGACTGGGGAGTTCGGCACCGTCTGA
- the gap gene encoding type I glyceraldehyde-3-phosphate dehydrogenase: protein MTRIAINGFGRIGRNVLRALLERGSDLEVVAVNDLTDPATLARLLAYDTTAGRLGRPVTADGDALVVDGRRVTVLAEREPARLPWAGLGVDLVLEATGRFTSAAAARAHLTAGARKVLVSAPSEGADVTLAYGVNTDAYDPAAHTVVSNASCTTNALAPLAAVLDRLAVIEHGFMTTVHAYTQEQNLQDGPHRDARRARAAAVNIVPTTTGAAKAIGLVLPGLDGKLSGDSIRVPVPVGSIVELNTTVARDVTREDVLAAYRAAAEGPLAGILEYSEDPLVSSDITGNPASAVFDSALTRVDGRHVKVVAWYDNEWGFSNRVIDTLELLAAR from the coding sequence ATGACTCGTATCGCCATCAACGGATTCGGCCGCATCGGACGCAACGTGCTGCGCGCGCTGCTGGAGCGCGGCAGCGACCTGGAGGTCGTCGCCGTCAACGACCTCACCGACCCGGCCACCCTCGCGCGGCTGCTCGCCTACGACACCACGGCCGGGCGGCTCGGCCGTCCGGTGACCGCCGACGGGGACGCCCTGGTCGTCGACGGCCGGCGCGTCACGGTGCTCGCCGAGCGGGAACCGGCGCGGCTGCCGTGGGCCGGGCTCGGCGTGGACCTCGTGCTGGAGGCCACCGGCCGCTTCACCTCGGCCGCCGCGGCCCGCGCCCACCTCACCGCCGGTGCTCGGAAGGTGCTGGTCAGCGCGCCGTCGGAGGGCGCCGACGTCACGCTGGCGTACGGGGTCAACACCGACGCCTACGACCCGGCCGCGCACACCGTGGTCTCCAACGCCTCGTGCACCACCAACGCCCTCGCCCCGCTGGCCGCGGTGCTCGACCGACTCGCCGTGATCGAGCACGGTTTCATGACGACGGTGCACGCCTACACCCAGGAGCAGAACCTCCAGGACGGTCCGCACCGCGACGCCCGCCGCGCCCGGGCCGCCGCCGTCAACATCGTGCCGACGACCACCGGCGCCGCCAAGGCGATCGGCCTGGTGCTGCCGGGCCTGGACGGCAAGCTGTCGGGCGACTCGATCCGGGTGCCGGTCCCGGTGGGCTCGATCGTCGAACTCAACACCACCGTCGCCCGCGACGTGACGCGCGAGGACGTCCTGGCGGCCTACCGCGCCGCCGCCGAAGGGCCGCTGGCCGGCATCCTCGAATACTCCGAGGACCCGCTGGTCTCCTCCGACATCACGGGCAACCCCGCCTCCGCCGTCTTCGACTCGGCCCTCACCCGCGTCGACGGCCGCCACGTCAAGGTGGTCGCCTGGTACGACAACGAGTGGGGCTTCTCCAACCGCGTGATCGACACCCTCGAACTCCTCGCCGCCCGCTGA